From the genome of Streptacidiphilus rugosus AM-16, one region includes:
- a CDS encoding Ig-like domain repeat protein — translation MSYDLGGVAVLSFTATDTAGTPATPAGITVTVTLPDGSTATPTPQLVSTGVYQALYLTTQAGRHTYRWLATGVPGPGVGVGALTDSFDVEPAVAGTVLSLQDCRDTLNVTSTATDAKIRTYSAAITGVLEKLCGPIVVRQVTERYLESGESEVLMLRKTPVFQPAGQAYPIAAITPVLTYGVTYDVSLLTVDKSTGLLRHVAGIPFWNGPYDITYSCGRPVIPDNILTAARIILRHLWSLERGGAGANSIGYPADDAVMLYGFSIPNRALELLDGPGTRDPGGIA, via the coding sequence ATGTCCTACGACCTGGGCGGCGTGGCCGTCCTCAGCTTCACCGCGACGGATACCGCCGGGACTCCAGCGACCCCGGCGGGCATCACCGTCACGGTCACGCTGCCGGACGGCAGCACCGCCACGCCCACGCCGCAGCTGGTGAGCACCGGCGTCTACCAGGCGCTGTACCTGACCACCCAGGCCGGGCGGCACACCTACCGGTGGCTGGCCACCGGCGTTCCCGGGCCCGGCGTCGGCGTCGGCGCGCTCACCGACTCCTTCGACGTCGAGCCCGCGGTCGCCGGCACCGTGCTGTCGCTGCAGGACTGCCGCGACACCCTGAACGTCACCAGCACCGCCACGGACGCCAAGATCCGCACCTACAGTGCCGCGATCACCGGCGTGCTGGAGAAGCTCTGCGGGCCGATCGTCGTGCGGCAGGTCACCGAGCGCTACCTGGAGTCCGGCGAGTCCGAAGTCCTCATGCTGCGCAAGACTCCGGTTTTCCAGCCCGCCGGCCAGGCCTACCCGATCGCCGCGATCACGCCGGTGCTGACCTACGGCGTGACCTACGACGTGTCGCTGCTGACCGTCGACAAGAGCACCGGCCTGCTGCGGCATGTCGCGGGCATCCCGTTCTGGAACGGCCCCTACGACATCACCTACAGCTGCGGGCGGCCGGTGATCCCGGACAACATCCTCACCGCCGCGCGGATCATCCTGCGACACCTGTGGTCCCTCGAGCGCGGCGGCGCGGGCGCCAACTCGATCGGCTACCCGGCCGACGACGCCGTGATGCTCTACGGCTTCAGCATCCCCAACCGAGCCCTGGAGCTCCTCGACGGCCCCGGCACCCGCGACCCGGGAGGCATCGCGTGA
- a CDS encoding phage tail tape measure protein — protein MSGTDLVFRVLAMNEASKVFKEVAASARETAVAVDESNAAAGVSLEKTAAREEEAGAGMGKGLMGVSPVLLGVAAAAAVIGAKSVEMGQEFEKGITTLATGAGESQANLKKVADGELAMATQTGTTTEALTKGMFMIESAGFHGAEGLTVLKAAAEGAKVGNADLSTEANAVTDVLNDYHLKASSATQVTDMLVKTVGSGKTSMEELAGSLSAVVPLASSAHIGFDQVAGALATMTAHGMSAQQSSQDLASTIGSLQSPNAVAVHEMQQLGLSSNKVSQDLGHKGLSGVLTELTGAITSHMGPAGLVVQSAFNNSAEAAKNAKTEIANLPVSLRSAAQGLLNGTTSAKEWAAATKGLDPISKNLAHQFLLTAKQTHSFNDLLHGGGPAAQTYNAALEKMTGGSTGLATALLLTGENADQFAGNVKAVGEAGKSTGKDVTGWSQVTSTLSFKMDQAKEVIETTGIKIGLILMPAVKLLVGGFTDVARVVGSSIGWLEQHKTVAESLGIGIAAVLVPSVWALVTALGAAAVEAAIAAAPFIAVIAIIAGIAFGIMELVKHWKDVEHVFVEGFDFVKDHWKMFVAALLPGVGLIIVGITEIVTHWKDIQRFLGDIWHETVKFFDEFFVSPLQQSWHTLVSWWDTGTQFFKNLFTRDLPSWWREGIHLFESFFVSPIESAIHRVQGAFSAVFSAIHGFVSAAFEGLIGIVKTPINGVIWLINSAISALDSISVSIPSWVPVVGGQTFGVNIPHIPTLAAGGMVMPRPGGSTVTVAEAGEPEIVTPLPAMQRALTAALTASGAHPGTAPLGTAENPLYAEVAFKLDGQVIDKQLVKFQTRGGRLQSVAMAVG, from the coding sequence ATGTCGGGTACCGACCTGGTGTTCCGCGTCCTCGCGATGAACGAGGCCTCCAAGGTCTTCAAGGAGGTCGCCGCGTCGGCGCGCGAGACCGCCGTCGCCGTCGACGAGTCGAACGCGGCCGCCGGCGTCTCGCTGGAGAAGACCGCCGCGAGGGAGGAAGAGGCCGGCGCGGGCATGGGCAAGGGCCTGATGGGCGTCTCGCCGGTCCTGCTCGGCGTCGCGGCCGCCGCCGCGGTCATCGGCGCCAAGTCCGTCGAGATGGGCCAGGAGTTCGAGAAGGGCATCACCACCCTGGCGACCGGCGCGGGCGAGAGCCAGGCGAACCTGAAGAAGGTCGCCGACGGCGAGCTGGCGATGGCGACCCAGACCGGCACCACCACCGAGGCCCTGACCAAGGGCATGTTCATGATCGAGTCTGCCGGGTTCCACGGCGCGGAAGGACTCACCGTCCTCAAGGCGGCCGCCGAGGGCGCGAAGGTCGGCAACGCCGACCTGTCGACCGAGGCCAACGCCGTCACCGACGTCCTGAACGACTACCACCTCAAGGCCTCGTCGGCGACGCAGGTCACCGACATGCTGGTCAAGACGGTGGGCTCGGGCAAGACGTCCATGGAGGAGCTCGCCGGCTCCCTGTCCGCGGTCGTGCCGCTCGCGTCGTCCGCGCACATCGGGTTCGACCAGGTCGCCGGCGCGCTCGCGACGATGACCGCGCACGGCATGTCTGCCCAGCAATCCTCGCAGGACCTCGCCAGCACCATCGGGTCCCTGCAGTCCCCGAACGCGGTCGCCGTGCACGAGATGCAGCAGCTCGGCCTCAGCAGCAACAAGGTGTCGCAGGACCTCGGCCACAAGGGCCTGTCGGGCGTGCTCACCGAGCTCACCGGCGCGATCACCTCCCACATGGGCCCGGCCGGCCTGGTCGTGCAGTCCGCGTTCAACAACAGTGCCGAGGCGGCGAAGAACGCCAAGACCGAGATCGCGAACCTGCCCGTCTCGCTCCGCTCGGCCGCGCAAGGCCTCCTCAACGGCACCACCTCCGCGAAGGAGTGGGCGGCGGCGACCAAGGGCCTGGACCCGATCAGCAAGAACCTGGCGCACCAGTTCCTGCTGACCGCGAAGCAGACCCACTCCTTCAACGACCTGCTGCACGGCGGCGGCCCGGCGGCGCAGACCTACAACGCGGCGCTGGAGAAGATGACAGGCGGCTCGACCGGCCTGGCGACAGCGCTGCTGCTGACGGGTGAGAACGCCGACCAGTTCGCCGGCAACGTCAAGGCCGTCGGCGAGGCCGGCAAATCGACGGGCAAGGACGTCACCGGCTGGTCCCAGGTCACCTCCACGCTCAGCTTCAAAATGGACCAGGCCAAGGAGGTCATCGAGACCACCGGGATCAAGATCGGCTTGATCCTCATGCCCGCCGTCAAGCTCCTCGTCGGCGGCTTCACCGACGTCGCCCGGGTGGTCGGCTCCTCGATCGGCTGGCTGGAGCAGCACAAGACCGTCGCTGAGTCCCTCGGCATCGGGATCGCCGCCGTCCTGGTCCCCAGCGTCTGGGCCCTGGTCACCGCGCTCGGCGCGGCCGCCGTCGAGGCGGCCATCGCGGCCGCGCCGTTCATCGCCGTGATCGCGATCATCGCGGGCATCGCGTTCGGGATCATGGAGCTGGTCAAGCACTGGAAAGACGTCGAACATGTGTTCGTCGAGGGCTTCGACTTCGTGAAAGATCACTGGAAGATGTTCGTCGCCGCGCTGCTGCCCGGCGTCGGCCTGATCATCGTCGGGATCACCGAGATCGTCACGCACTGGAAGGACATCCAGCGTTTCCTCGGCGACATCTGGCACGAGACCGTGAAGTTCTTCGACGAGTTCTTCGTCTCGCCCCTGCAGCAGTCCTGGCACACCCTGGTCTCCTGGTGGGACACCGGGACCCAGTTCTTCAAGAACCTCTTCACCCGGGACCTGCCGTCCTGGTGGCGCGAGGGCATCCACCTCTTCGAGTCGTTCTTCGTCTCGCCGATCGAGTCGGCGATCCACCGCGTGCAGGGCGCCTTCTCCGCGGTGTTCTCCGCGATCCACGGCTTCGTCTCCGCAGCCTTCGAGGGCCTGATCGGCATCGTCAAGACGCCCATCAACGGCGTGATCTGGCTGATCAACAGCGCGATCTCGGCGCTCGACTCGATCTCGGTATCGATCCCGTCCTGGGTCCCGGTCGTGGGCGGCCAGACCTTCGGCGTGAACATCCCCCACATCCCGACCCTCGCGGCCGGCGGCATGGTGATGCCCCGCCCGGGCGGATCCACCGTCACCGTCGCCGAGGCCGGCGAACCCGAGATCGTCACCCCGCTGCCCGCCATGCAGCGCGCCCTGACCGCCGCCCTCACCGCCTCCGGCGCCCACCCCGGCACCGCGCCGCTCGGCACCGCCGAGAACCCGCTGTACGCAGAGGTCGCGTTCAAGCTCGACGGCCAGGTGATCGACAAGCAGCTGGTCAAGTTCCAGACCAGGGGCGGCCGCCTGCAGTCCGTTGCGATGGCGGTGGGCTGA
- a CDS encoding glycoside hydrolase family 25 domain-containing protein — MTRTMYDAVTTLNVPAGATLVAGYGDGYYQNIDEFRARFPRATIVEIAVSSHHNLGVVLDVETGDATPAEAPGWVTMRRAAGVDPTVYCNSSTWPAVRAAFRAAAVAEPHYWIAQYDNNPVIFAGAVAKQYADPGPYDLSTVADYWPGVDPKPQEDDMPYTPQQLVQFAQQGAAAALADPAFRRLAVADNLWWWEHALAGTVPASASPAAAAAIQAIHAAVKTLETEPQPPKPAVSQAG; from the coding sequence ATGACCCGCACCATGTACGACGCCGTCACCACCCTCAACGTCCCCGCCGGCGCGACGCTCGTTGCCGGGTACGGCGACGGCTACTACCAGAACATCGACGAGTTCAGGGCCCGCTTCCCGCGCGCCACCATCGTCGAAATCGCCGTCTCCTCGCACCACAACCTCGGCGTCGTCCTCGACGTCGAGACCGGCGACGCCACCCCCGCCGAGGCACCGGGCTGGGTGACCATGCGCCGCGCCGCCGGCGTCGACCCGACCGTTTACTGCAACTCCTCGACCTGGCCCGCCGTCCGCGCCGCGTTCCGCGCGGCCGCTGTCGCCGAGCCGCACTACTGGATCGCGCAGTACGACAACAACCCCGTGATCTTCGCGGGGGCAGTGGCCAAGCAGTACGCCGACCCCGGCCCCTACGACCTCAGCACCGTCGCCGACTACTGGCCCGGCGTCGACCCGAAACCCCAGGAGGATGACATGCCCTACACCCCGCAGCAGTTGGTCCAGTTCGCCCAGCAGGGCGCGGCCGCCGCGCTCGCCGACCCCGCGTTCCGCCGCCTGGCCGTCGCGGACAACCTCTGGTGGTGGGAGCACGCCCTCGCCGGCACCGTCCCGGCCAGCGCCTCCCCGGCGGCCGCCGCCGCGATCCAGGCAATCCACGCCGCGGTGAAGACGCTGGAGACCGAGCCGCAGCCGCCGAAGCCCGCCGTGAGCCAGGCCGGATAA
- a CDS encoding flavoprotein codes for MPTDRVLYLLGSAAPPILNVTPVIEDAQRRGWDVCLGLTPTAALWLDAYLPGLSALTGHPVRSRYKLPGQPDVWPPADAVLVAPATFNTLNCWAQGITHNFAVGFAAEAIGKGIPLVTMPCVNRAFTEHPQFDRSVEALRGAGVRVLLGPGGFEPNEPGKGNPDAYPWQLALDAVDEVRPARA; via the coding sequence ATGCCTACTGATCGCGTGCTCTACCTGCTCGGCTCCGCGGCCCCGCCGATCCTGAACGTCACCCCCGTGATCGAGGATGCGCAGCGCCGCGGGTGGGATGTCTGCCTGGGGCTGACGCCGACGGCGGCTCTCTGGCTCGACGCCTACCTGCCGGGTCTTTCGGCGCTGACCGGGCATCCAGTGCGGTCCCGGTACAAGCTGCCCGGACAGCCGGACGTCTGGCCGCCCGCCGATGCGGTCCTGGTGGCTCCGGCGACGTTCAACACCTTGAACTGCTGGGCGCAGGGGATCACGCACAACTTCGCGGTCGGGTTCGCGGCGGAGGCGATCGGCAAGGGGATCCCGCTGGTGACGATGCCGTGCGTCAACAGGGCCTTCACGGAGCACCCCCAGTTCGACCGGAGCGTCGAGGCGCTGCGCGGGGCCGGCGTGCGGGTGCTCCTCGGCCCCGGCGGGTTCGAGCCCAACGAGCCCGGCAAGGGGAACCCCGACGCATACCCGTGGCAGCTGGCGCTCGATGCCGTCGACGAGGTCCGGCCCGCCCGCGCGTAG
- a CDS encoding helix-turn-helix domain-containing protein, with protein MDEDHIGRRIAHLRKLRHLTQRGLADRAHISLGYVRAIEQGTRSASQSTLGTIARALSASVGDLLGQPYLVELQQDQLDGLIHPIREALDVYDLGADSAIEPRPLADLAAAGEEVCRSIRATDLRAAATELPALIEELTTTAHLTETARAWAALATAYRSAHDVATKLGFHDLASVALDRMAWAAERASNPALAGLRQYLRSLTYLRAGQYRTGRRLAELGQKTVLQADPGSERDAVQGQLHLGASVLAARDRDEASAAGHIEEARILARATGEVPRIHWMSFGPTNVDVHHASILIEQDRYARALDVARGIRVPEDWAASRAAHHRAEIARALLWTGRADQAFTQLLQARQLAPQQTRYSPMVRQTVAELVATRRAAPDSLANYAQWLGVR; from the coding sequence ATGGACGAAGATCACATCGGACGGCGGATCGCGCACCTGCGCAAGCTGCGCCATCTCACCCAGCGAGGCCTCGCCGACCGCGCGCACATCTCGCTCGGCTACGTCCGGGCAATCGAACAGGGGACCAGGTCAGCGAGCCAAAGCACGCTCGGCACGATCGCCCGCGCGCTGTCCGCCTCAGTGGGTGACCTCCTCGGCCAGCCCTACCTCGTCGAGCTGCAGCAGGACCAGCTCGACGGCCTGATTCACCCGATCCGCGAAGCGCTCGACGTCTACGACCTCGGCGCAGACTCCGCGATCGAGCCGCGGCCGCTCGCCGATCTCGCCGCCGCCGGCGAGGAGGTCTGCAGGTCCATCCGCGCCACCGACCTCCGCGCCGCCGCAACCGAGCTCCCGGCGCTGATCGAAGAGCTCACAACCACGGCGCATCTCACCGAGACCGCGAGAGCCTGGGCCGCGCTGGCCACCGCCTACCGGTCCGCCCACGACGTCGCCACCAAGTTGGGGTTCCACGACCTCGCGTCCGTCGCTCTCGACCGGATGGCCTGGGCGGCGGAGCGCGCGAGCAACCCGGCCCTCGCCGGCCTGCGCCAGTACCTCCGCTCGCTCACCTACCTCCGCGCGGGCCAGTACCGGACCGGCCGGCGTCTCGCCGAGCTCGGACAGAAGACCGTGCTGCAGGCCGACCCGGGCAGCGAGCGCGACGCGGTCCAGGGCCAGTTGCACCTGGGCGCTTCCGTCCTCGCCGCGAGGGACCGCGACGAGGCCTCGGCGGCGGGCCACATCGAGGAGGCGCGGATCCTGGCCCGGGCCACCGGCGAAGTGCCACGCATCCACTGGATGAGCTTCGGGCCCACAAACGTCGACGTGCACCACGCCAGCATCCTGATCGAGCAGGACCGCTACGCCCGGGCCCTCGATGTCGCCCGAGGCATCCGCGTGCCCGAGGACTGGGCAGCCTCGCGCGCGGCTCACCACCGCGCCGAGATCGCCCGCGCACTCCTGTGGACCGGGCGCGCCGACCAGGCCTTCACGCAGCTGCTGCAGGCCCGGCAGCTGGCCCCGCAGCAAACCCGCTACAGCCCGATGGTGCGTCAGACCGTCGCCGAGCTGGTCGCCACCCGGCGCGCCGCCCCCGACTCACTGGCCAACTACGCCCAGTGGCTCGGTGTCCGATAG
- a CDS encoding helix-turn-helix domain-containing protein — protein sequence MDQEQTDRVVRERIAIGGRVRTLRTWRNVRAEALAEQTGLSRKTIYRIELGQFSTRVDHIIAIALALKVPITWLFTDDRPSEREGDPAAGELPA from the coding sequence GTGGACCAGGAACAGACAGACCGCGTGGTGCGGGAGCGCATCGCGATCGGCGGCCGGGTCCGCACGCTGCGCACGTGGCGGAACGTCCGGGCCGAGGCGCTCGCGGAGCAAACGGGGCTGAGCCGCAAGACGATCTACAGGATCGAGCTCGGACAGTTCAGCACCCGCGTGGACCACATCATTGCCATCGCTCTGGCTCTCAAGGTCCCTATCACCTGGCTCTTCACAGACGACCGGCCCAGCGAGCGCGAGGGTGATCCGGCGGCCGGCGAACTACCGGCGTAA
- a CDS encoding trypsin-like serine peptidase translates to MRYVRSARAAVTMGLALAALAPATPDVFALAPAPTRTGHPSAGPTALRAPWGAGGGAGWTGADAERFWTPQRMATAVPESVGATPPPPSAPLNRAAVRPGARAAVPTAQHFAGVPSVGTLYYLGKDQAAHNCTASVVTSPGRNLILTAGHCSPGPNGRAAFVPGYDRKAEPFGIWAVTRGYTLPGHGTTGAGSNLDFAFGVVADLNGRKLEDVTGGNTLTRTPGYANPAVTVIGYPEKSKDPKDQAIRCTVPTSRLGGAGLTQLRIDCRGFWDGVSGGPWMINFNGATGDIIGNVGGLNGGGLANPNDPRYQEISYSPVYDDQIFSLYQQATADTGPTPPPPAYSMGDRAVWQHARRVVAGDFTGHGRAEDMITVWSDGEVTLYRGDGKAHFTGETRLLAPNSTWTHVVSVTAGAFTSGSAASDLVVRWSDGELTLYTHVDSAGIGGEIQLAAPHSQWTHAVAVAVAGHALVVTWDDGHVSEFPRLAAHSLAGEIQLIAAGPVWADIRTVAGGDLGGDQGLDLVVRRSDGELGLYPDVDTAGTHTEIPLAPAGPTWQTLTDATVGDDTGNGRPDDLLTVWADGHVTLYADTGPKGLGTVITLVS, encoded by the coding sequence ATGCGTTACGTCCGGTCGGCCCGAGCCGCCGTCACCATGGGTCTTGCCCTCGCGGCGCTCGCACCCGCGACCCCCGATGTCTTCGCGCTCGCGCCCGCACCCACGCGCACGGGCCACCCGTCGGCCGGGCCGACGGCCCTGCGTGCGCCGTGGGGGGCCGGGGGCGGGGCCGGGTGGACCGGCGCCGACGCCGAAAGGTTCTGGACGCCCCAGCGCATGGCGACTGCCGTGCCGGAGAGCGTCGGGGCCACGCCGCCGCCCCCGTCGGCTCCGCTGAACCGCGCCGCCGTCCGGCCGGGAGCGCGGGCCGCGGTTCCGACCGCCCAGCACTTCGCCGGCGTCCCTTCGGTCGGCACGCTCTACTACCTGGGCAAGGACCAGGCCGCGCACAACTGCACGGCCAGCGTCGTCACCAGCCCGGGCAGGAACCTGATCCTCACCGCAGGACACTGCAGCCCGGGCCCCAACGGCCGCGCCGCCTTCGTCCCCGGCTACGACCGGAAGGCGGAGCCGTTCGGGATCTGGGCGGTCACCCGCGGCTACACGCTGCCGGGACACGGGACGACCGGGGCCGGATCCAATCTGGACTTCGCCTTCGGGGTCGTCGCGGATCTCAACGGCCGGAAACTGGAGGACGTCACCGGCGGGAACACCCTGACCCGTACCCCCGGGTACGCCAATCCCGCCGTCACCGTGATCGGTTACCCGGAGAAGAGCAAGGACCCGAAGGACCAGGCGATCCGCTGCACCGTGCCCACCTCCCGCCTGGGCGGGGCGGGCCTGACCCAGCTGCGGATCGACTGCCGCGGCTTCTGGGACGGGGTCTCCGGCGGACCCTGGATGATCAACTTCAACGGGGCGACGGGCGACATCATCGGCAACGTCGGCGGACTCAACGGCGGAGGCCTGGCCAACCCGAACGACCCGCGGTACCAGGAGATCTCCTACAGCCCGGTCTACGACGACCAGATCTTCAGCCTGTACCAGCAGGCCACCGCCGACACCGGCCCTACCCCGCCGCCTCCGGCCTACTCGATGGGCGACCGCGCCGTCTGGCAGCACGCCAGGCGGGTGGTGGCCGGGGACTTCACCGGCCACGGCCGCGCCGAGGACATGATCACGGTCTGGTCCGACGGCGAGGTCACCCTCTACCGCGGCGACGGCAAGGCCCACTTCACCGGCGAGACGCGGCTCCTCGCCCCGAACTCGACCTGGACCCACGTCGTCTCCGTCACCGCCGGGGCGTTCACCTCAGGCAGCGCCGCCTCCGATCTGGTGGTGCGCTGGTCGGACGGCGAACTCACGCTCTACACCCACGTCGACTCGGCCGGCATCGGCGGGGAGATCCAACTCGCGGCACCCCACTCCCAATGGACCCATGCGGTGGCCGTCGCAGTCGCCGGCCACGCCCTCGTCGTCACCTGGGACGACGGTCACGTCAGCGAGTTCCCGCGGCTCGCGGCCCACTCCCTGGCGGGCGAGATCCAGCTGATCGCCGCCGGCCCGGTCTGGGCCGACATCCGCACCGTCGCCGGCGGCGACCTCGGCGGCGACCAGGGCCTCGACCTCGTCGTCCGCCGGTCCGACGGAGAACTCGGCCTCTACCCGGACGTCGACACCGCCGGCACCCACACCGAGATACCGCTCGCCCCGGCCGGCCCCACCTGGCAGACGCTGACCGACGCCACGGTCGGCGACGACACCGGCAACGGCCGCCCCGACGACCTGCTCACCGTCTGGGCCGACGGGCACGTCACCCTGTACGCCGACACGGGCCCCAAGGGCCTCGGCACCGTGATCACGCTGGTGAGCTGA
- a CDS encoding GNAT family N-acetyltransferase yields MKENREPRADRIEVRVAHTAELDARDLAEARALLYRVFDDMAEDDWEHSLGGMHALVREGGLVVAHASVVQRRMVHRGRAWRVGYVEGVGVERRLRRQGYGAAVMAALEGVIARGYDFGALAATDEAMEFYASRGWRRWQGPTSALTPAGIVRTEDADDCLFVLQGDAPLDRTGELTCDWRDGDVW; encoded by the coding sequence ATGAAGGAGAACCGCGAGCCCCGCGCCGACCGGATCGAGGTCCGTGTCGCGCACACCGCCGAACTGGACGCCCGCGATCTCGCCGAGGCGCGGGCGCTGCTGTACCGGGTCTTCGACGACATGGCCGAGGACGACTGGGAGCACTCCCTCGGCGGCATGCACGCGCTGGTGCGGGAGGGCGGGCTCGTGGTGGCGCACGCGTCGGTGGTGCAGCGGCGGATGGTGCACCGGGGGCGGGCCTGGCGGGTCGGGTACGTCGAGGGCGTCGGCGTGGAGCGGCGGTTGCGGCGGCAGGGGTACGGCGCGGCGGTGATGGCGGCGCTGGAGGGGGTGATCGCGCGCGGCTACGACTTCGGCGCGCTCGCGGCGACCGACGAGGCCATGGAGTTCTACGCCTCCCGCGGCTGGCGACGCTGGCAGGGCCCGACCTCGGCGCTCACGCCCGCCGGGATCGTCAGGACCGAGGACGCCGACGACTGCCTCTTCGTGCTTCAGGGAGACGCTCCGCTGGACCGGACCGGCGAGCTCACCTGCGACTGGCGCGACGGCGACGTGTGGTGA
- a CDS encoding GNAT family N-acetyltransferase, with amino-acid sequence MSTRETEAEVMVADAPEAQRFEARIEGDLVGFASYLRDDVRVVYQHTVVGPAYEGMGIGGLLARAAVEDGISRGIEVRVTCPFIKAWLTRHPEYQDKLSGTPGA; translated from the coding sequence ATGAGCACGAGAGAGACCGAGGCCGAGGTCATGGTCGCCGACGCGCCGGAGGCACAGCGCTTCGAGGCGCGCATCGAGGGCGATCTCGTCGGCTTCGCCTCCTACCTCAGGGACGACGTGCGCGTGGTCTACCAGCACACCGTCGTCGGCCCGGCCTACGAGGGCATGGGCATCGGGGGGCTGCTGGCACGCGCCGCGGTCGAGGACGGGATCAGCCGCGGCATCGAGGTGCGGGTGACCTGCCCGTTCATCAAGGCCTGGCTGACACGACACCCGGAGTACCAGGACAAGTTGTCCGGTACTCCGGGTGCGTGA
- a CDS encoding transglycosylase family protein, translating to MLSNSTGRHRAPKLARRTSRRLLATVGLTGAGMALPLVTATGAHAATVSTWDAVAQCESSGDWSINTGNGYYGGLQFDQSTWDAYGGQQYASRADLASKDQQIATAEKVLASQGPGAWPVCGPQAGLSQGGGSPQLNTSGSSSSTSNSTPSSSSDNASSSDSESADSGSSAPAASTTTAARSYTVQSGDWLSTIAQKEHVSGGWQRLYELNRSVLTSGPDLIYPGQRLVLGGGAAASAPATSSDSSSSGGSSSSAATATNASATTSTASSSGVAAAIAFAESHVGDSYVWGGNGPNAWDCSGLVQAAYAQAGVSLPRTSEEMAASTTRISIDQVQPGDLLFWSNDGSAAGTYHVAIYVGNGRYVEAANPSAGVKWETISNYTPDFAGRVS from the coding sequence ATGCTGTCCAACAGCACGGGTCGCCACCGCGCGCCCAAACTCGCCCGCCGCACCTCCCGTCGCCTGCTCGCCACCGTCGGTCTGACCGGCGCCGGCATGGCGCTCCCGCTGGTCACCGCGACCGGCGCCCACGCCGCCACCGTCTCCACCTGGGACGCCGTCGCCCAGTGCGAGAGCTCCGGCGACTGGTCGATCAACACCGGCAACGGCTACTACGGCGGTCTGCAGTTCGACCAGTCCACCTGGGACGCCTACGGCGGCCAGCAGTACGCCTCCCGCGCCGACCTGGCCAGCAAGGACCAGCAGATCGCCACCGCCGAGAAGGTCCTGGCCAGCCAGGGCCCGGGCGCCTGGCCCGTCTGCGGCCCGCAGGCCGGTCTGTCCCAGGGCGGCGGCTCGCCGCAGCTCAACACCTCCGGCTCCTCGTCCTCGACGAGCAACTCCACCCCCTCCAGCAGCTCGGACAACGCGTCGAGCAGCGACAGCGAGAGCGCGGACTCCGGCAGCTCCGCCCCCGCCGCGAGCACCACCACGGCGGCGCGCAGCTACACCGTGCAGAGCGGTGACTGGCTGTCCACCATCGCGCAGAAGGAGCACGTCTCCGGTGGCTGGCAGCGTCTGTACGAGCTGAACCGGTCCGTCCTGACCTCGGGCCCGGACCTGATCTACCCGGGTCAGCGCCTGGTCCTCGGCGGCGGTGCCGCGGCGTCCGCCCCGGCCACCTCGTCCGACAGCTCCTCCTCCGGCGGCTCGTCGAGCTCCGCCGCCACGGCGACCAACGCCTCGGCGACGACCTCCACCGCGAGCTCCTCCGGTGTGGCCGCGGCGATCGCCTTCGCCGAGTCTCACGTGGGCGACTCCTACGTCTGGGGCGGCAACGGCCCCAACGCGTGGGACTGCTCCGGTCTGGTCCAGGCCGCCTACGCGCAGGCCGGCGTCTCGCTCCCGCGCACCAGCGAGGAGATGGCCGCGTCCACCACCCGCATCTCCATCGACCAGGTGCAGCCGGGCGACCTGCTCTTCTGGTCGAACGACGGCTCCGCCGCCGGCACCTACCACGTCGCGATCTACGTGGGCAACGGCCGCTACGTCGAGGCCGCCAACCCGAGCGCGGGCGTGAAGTGGGAGACCATCAGCAACTACACCCCCGACTTCGCGGGTCGCGTCTCCTGA